Sequence from the Acidobacteriota bacterium genome:
GTTGGTCGCGGGTTCGATCCCCGTCTCCCGCTCCATTCGCCTCCGCGCCCGGGCGACGTTGTAGGGGCGCTACGGCGAATGTCCGCCGAAGCGCGTTGCGCGAAGGCGGACGAGGTAGGTTGGTTTTTCTTGCCGATGTAGCTCAGTCGGCAGAGCGCGTCCTTGGTAAGGACGAGGTCACCGGTTCGAATCCGGTCATCGGCTCCACTCAGGTAGGCGACATATTTCGGGAGACCAGCCATGGGGAAAGAGAAGTTCGACCGGTCGAAACCGCATGTGAACGTGGGGACCATCGGGCACATTGACCACGGGAAGACGACGCTGACGGCGGCGTTGACGAAAGTGGCCTCGATGAAGGGCTGGGCGAA
This genomic interval carries:
- a CDS encoding GTP-binding protein yields the protein MGKEKFDRSKPHVNVGTIGHIDHGKTTLTAALTKVASMKGWA